The stretch of DNA gacatcagatcaacatccaaggggaggggcgcagaggggtgggaggggggatttgcaaaagtgtgattaccaaTCCAAGGATAAgttcagattgtaaaattacccaataccccatgccccttggatgttgatccgatgatccagattgaagtttccataatttgcacggagagattagtttgcacctaatatgttCCCAAAGTTAGAGGTCATTTATATGCATTAATTTTATTTCATAATAATAATATCAGAAATATTGGTGCAAATATTGAGAAATTGGTGCAAATAAGTAATATTTTGTCAACATGTTTTATAAGTAATATTGAGAAATTGGTGCAAATATCAGAAATGGTTCACAAGCAAGGACAACTAGGAATACTCCCTCATAAAGGAGTGCGGAAGGCGCAAGGAATTAACAAGACATCATCTGACATTCCGAGACAATTCATAGGTTGAAATATAGAGGCACATCAAGCTGCACCAAGATGAGTTCATAATTGAGCTTGATTCAGTGCCCGGAAAAATTGCTTATAGATACTTTTTTTGCGAGATACATACTACAAAAGGATTATCTAAGAGAAAATAAACACATATGGAAGTTTCTTGATCAAATGCcccaatactaactctggaagcGTCTCaactgaagaaaaaaaaaagagacgacTTCCACCTACAAAGCCACCAAGCGGTCTACAGGGCCTCTCCATTTTTCGGATGCCTTTTCACAAAACTTGAGTACTAATGGCACATGGCCACACACAGGCAAGCAATTGCCTGTAGCTTGGGTTCTGTCTTCCCGCCACAAGCTTATCCAGAGTCACTGTCACTTCCCTACCCCCTAGAACCTCGGCATTATATATGAGAAGTTTTTTTCATTATGTGAGAGTTGCTCAAAGACCAAATCTGGAGGTGTCACGCGATGAAAAACAAATAAGCATCGATACCTTCTGACAAAAGCCGCACAGTCATGTCATATAGTAAACTTTTCGTGTGCCTATATAGACAATAGAAAAGAAACGGATGCTGGGCCACACATGACCCCAGGTCATTGAGAATTTTCGAACCTTCAGGATTACTCAACGTTGCCCAGGAAATAAATGAGGGCACACATCTAGTCAATAGTCCAGCTTCAGAGCTTGCAACATTGCACTCAAATATGTCACACTCTCTTAGGACCGACCAACTGGAACCAAGAGACAACCTTGCAATTACTACTTACTACGTCCATTTCAAATTGTAGGTCATTTTAGTAAATTAAGATATATAATTTTTGCCATGTATTTAGACATAGTGTTTATCTagatctaggtgcatagcaaaatctatataTCAGGATTTACCAAAACGATCTATAATTTTGAATGGAGAAAGTACCATTCACTGCTACAAAATGGGAATGCCCCAATTTTTTCAGGAGTGGACCAAACTTTCacccgttgctacaaatagaGCAGAATTACTATAGCATCCAGCCTGccctagaaaaatatttttaggggcagttCATCGCCTCACCTACCCATAAAAATGAGCGTCACTTTCATGGGCGGTTGATGGtatcacccgcccctgaaaagaGCATTTCTAGGGGCCGGAGATGCAatgacccacccctaaaaatagtgGCATTTGTAGGGTTGAGGATGGTCACGGCTTcactcatccctaaaaatgcatttttagataCGGTGATGGCATAGCCTGTCCCTACAAATGGTTCCACACAAAAATAAATCATAACTTTTTATATAATATCGGATGAAGTAAAACTTtataccaaaattatagagaatgcCAAGAcatacaactttgtagttgataactttttcatttaaggtcatttactgataaaaaaattattataaattcTTTAATAGCTATAgctatatagtatctcatataactTAAGTGGTACTTTGAGATTTCCACAATCTTAACTAAAATATACTTAGCATATATTTTGTTTttatagttcacaataacctTAGCATAGATATTTCACcttttttgatttgttttgctATACGTAAATAATTAAATGAAACTttagataaaatagaaaaatatttttaggggcgggtgatgacGTCACCTGCGACTACAAATAAATTTCtgagttaatataaaagaatagcatACCCCATAAATTCACAAGTGACTGAGTGTGGTGGTAATAAGGAAGGAAGGTACATGCGAGGCTTGAGGTAGGCGGTTTGGATCCCAGGTGATACAAGTGTGTGTATATTTCATCAAAAATAATTGTAGCTCGATATTATAggatatttttttccttttttatttttctgtttttgatttttggaccttttttatttttttggacaTGGATTTGTAGGGCGGGCCATGTCATGACCTACTcctagaaatcgatttttagggacgggtcaCGCCatgatccgcccctaaaaattatttttaggggcggacgtATTACCCACTCCTAACAGTGATATTTTAAGGTTTCGTTTGATTTTTTAAGTTGCTGTCACATTGAATATTCGAATGTTCAGTTgccaatttaatataaaactatTTGCATAAGTTGCAATTAGACCTCTatacgaatctattaagtataattagtgcatgattagtgcatgattactgtagcaattagtgatcaaattatgaactaattaggcttaatagattcatctcgtgattaagtcacgacttatgaaattagttttgtaataaatttatatttagtactcaTAATTGATGTGTAAACATGCGATGTGATGGGACTTACGACTTAAactgaaaaaaaacaaacaaggccTTATCTACGAGAACGGGGGCGGGTACCGCACCCGTCCCAAAAAATGTGTGTTTATCTATCCCTAAAAATCTTTTTTTCAGTAGTGATTGTTTCTTGGAGACCTTTGAAAATTGTGAGAATAAAAAGGATCCGAAATAAACATATCCCGACGGTCAACCAAGTTGTTCCGCAATGAAACATGCAGATATGCAAAGATGAACAGAAGCTCACATCTTTTCAGTACAATTTTCCTAGCCTACAAAAATGCCGGTACCAGGCTACCACCAGCGGACACTTCTTGAGCTGAACTGAACAAATATTGATCTAGTTACAATCTAGTTCATCACCTTATATATACGACAAATTTAGCAAAGCGCTTCAACAATAATTGTTCCTTAAATGCAGCTATTTGTTGGTGATCCATGCATGCATCTCCATGGACGACGTCAACAAAATTCGACGGAGTTACTAGTAGATAGCCTGCAGGTAGATCTGGGGAGGAGACAGAGGATGATCAACTTGGAGCGGCACATTAACTCTTAAATCTGCAAAGCCGGTGCCAGATTTTGGTAGCTCCTTTATCACTAGCTAGCAGCTGTACATAACTTCTGCCAGATGCTTCGGTTCAGCTCCGTCGATCACCTGGAATCCTATATAAACCCGGGACAGcctctccttgatctccattCATCCACTGCTACCTACTCAAGTCTTCTGAACTCGCAAGCAAGAACCAGCCAAAGCTTCCACAATGGGGCCTGTGCCTCGCCGGCTGCTTGCGGGCGTCGGTGCCGTGCTGCTAGTGGCAGTACTAGCCCATGCTGCAGAGCCCGCGATGGCCTCCATGGTCGTCGGCTTGGCCAAGTGCGCCGACTGCACTAGGAAGAACATGAAAGCTGAGGCAGCATTCAACGGTACGCTGATCTACATGCAACCTCCAACCATCATTTGCATTTTTGCTGGGAAACTTGTGTTTCCAGGATCTTGTGGAGAAAGATTACCTGACGAATTTTCCTGACCTTGTTTTGTTTCTGCAGGCCTAAAAGTAGCTGTCAAGTGCAAGAGCGCCGACGGCGTGTTCGAGACCAAGGCCCTCGGCGAGGTTGACAAGTCCGGCGCCTTCAGGGTCCCGCTCACAGCGGACCTCCTCCGTGAGGACGGCGAGCTTAAGCAGGACTGCTTCGCGCAGCTCCACAGCGCCACCAACCAGCCATGCCCCGGACAGGAGCCGTCCTGGATCGTCCGGCCGTCCAGCGACCACGACGAAAAGAAGAAGACTTTCGTCGCGGTCGCCGGCAAGATGCACTACTCATCAAAAGAGTGCGCCTCCGCGTTCCTCTGCGACCATTTTCACAAGAAGCACCTCTTGCACAAGAAGCCCATCATGATCCCACACATCCCCAAGAAGCCCATCGCGATCCCCCATTTCCACAACAAGCCTGTGCCCGAGTACAAGCCGCCGACGCCCGTGCCGGAGTACAAGCCGCCAACGCCCGTTCCGGTGTACCACTCGCCCGTGCCCGAGTACAAGCCACCCACTCCGGAGCACTCCCACCCGACGCCGGTCTACCATCCTCCTGCCGACCAGAAGACCCAGAACCCCGAGACGGACCCTGAGAAGTTCAAGAAGCTCCTCCCCTTGATCAAGAAgaaccccttcttcttccccaagTTCCGCAAGTTCCCTCCTGGCAAGGAGATCAAGGCTTAGAGAGATGGGTCAGAGCCCAAGCATAGTTCTTTGGTCTGCATACACTGTTACGCAATGCTACGTGGATGGATCCCTACCTCTCTTTTGGTCTCTTGAGGTTGTTCGTTAGCTCTTACAGGCCTCCAGCTTATAGAAATAAAGCATTTGTTCTGAGGATGTAGGCCTGGATGAAATTATCTTAAATTATTGGAAAAATACATATAAGTTTGCATTGCATTCTCCTACAGTTGATGTTTCCATGTTGATTGTTGTCAAATTGTCCATGTTGATCGGTGATTAATACCATGTGTTATTATCATTTGCTCTGTCttgataaaaatatatataagaaGCTACCAGCTGTCCAGCTCTTTCTGCATGGACGATATAGAATTTTGATTTTGTATAAGGTTAGGCTTGACTTATATATGGTCTGACTGACAGATTTTGTTCTGTACGTGGCCTTTGTAGTAGTGAACAGATAAGATTTGGACATTTTGTCAGAGACTGTGAGTCAGAGTCGGTGTtcaaaatttcggcgaaatttcgcgaaATTCGGTGATTTCGCCACCTccgaattttgaaaatttcaaaaataataatttaaatatatttaaaagtatttttAAAATAGTCTAAAAATGAATTTCGGTTGAAATTTCGCAAAATTTCGCAAAATTCGGTGATTTCGGCCATGTCCGAAATTTTTTGACAAACAAAATTCAAAACCCTGGTCAGAGTTCATAAAAGTGGTTTGTTCATAATTCAGTCCTACCATAGGACACAACCATATTGGTATGGAACCAACCATGGAACGTTGCTTGCTTTCCAAGTTCAAAGTACGTTGCATTTATAAGTTGTTAGTGTTATGTCTACCAAGTACTGAAAATCTGTGTAGCAATGGAATGCAACGGAAAATGAAATACTACAGTATTCACAATTGAACAGAAAATACAACAAAAGTTATCTGCTGTTAGTATGACTTCTTGTCAATGGTGGGCATTATATAAAAGGTTAAACACAAACGGGACGATTTCACTTTCACCAGCATCTCTAGAGGGCATTATATAAATAGGGCCCAGCTAACAATCGGCTGACCGTAACTTAAACCGGTGGCACGGCCGCTCCTAATTTGGAAAGCTGATCGACATCAGCCGCACACTTTCCtattctagtttttttttttgcattttgttTCGCCACACAACCGCGTCCTTTTTCTCCTTGTGTTAGGCTGTCAGCCGCCCAGTTCCTCCTATCTAGGCCCCACACTTTTTCCTGCCACCCCTCCACCTGATCTGATACACCGAATTTGCTTAAAAACATAAACATCATTCAATTCACTACATATTCCTAGCAAattcgatttttttttcaaccAAGCAATTCATAATCAAACACAAAGCATTAATCAGGAACCATTCATCACCAGCTATGTgattatgcatataatttttTCGAATAATGATTTAGGCAAATAACATCATGCATCTTAGAACACAAATATCAGGCAACAACAGACAAGGTCGTGAGGCACTTCAAATCACACAACATCAAcaccaaggaaaaaaaagaacacaTAAAGGTCATGCACCATCTTGCATCTTAGGAGCGCAATTTTCATACCAGCAAAGTTGTCTACTTATCTGCCTACAATTTTACATTGCAGAACTATCTGAATCAGAACTGCAAAATATACTCGAATAAGTACTCCCTAACTGctaaatatatttatttctaaTAAGTCAAAATGCCTTTCAATCTGCATTCATGTACAAATCTCTTGTCCTGCAATTTAATGACAAAAAACATTTAACTATGTAAGTAATTGAGGACTAGAAAAAACATTCCCTAATTAGTAGCGTGAAGAATTTGCTTGTCTGGACATGCTACCTCCACGATGGTTTGGGCAACCTATCGCCTCCACGCGTTGAACATGCTACTTCCGCGATGGTTTGGACAACCTATCGCCGCGACGGTTTGGACACTATGGAATGCCACCTCCCCGACTGTTTGGACACTCTAGCTCCGTGACTGTTCGGACATGCTACCTCCGTGATTGTTTGGACACGCTACTGCAACGACACATTTGACAACCTACCGTCGTGATGGTTTGAACACGCTACCCCAGCTTTGCATTGGACATCCGATCATCTCTGCAAATTTCACAGCATCAATCAAATGTTACACAAATAATTCAAGAATTCTTGGGGATTCTATGTACCACGAATATTTTACTTAACTCTTAATGGCAAATAGGCATTTCATATCGGGGTAGTACTTTGGTTACAACTCTAGTGAGGAAGGTGTGTCTAGATATACACGCATGGTAAACTGAGTATAGTGTCTGTGCTAACAAAAGGAGAGTTAAGAACAATGAAACCCAGCTCCACTAATCTCCATTGCTACCATTGAACAAACTCTTGATTAGAAGTCCTTGATATCACAAGTCGCGCATGAAGAAGATGTAGATCAACAGCCTTCTTCTATACAAGCAGAAAAAGAAAGGATGATTTATTCATGGTAAAGGAGTTTCTCagtgaagaagagaaaaaattgTCTGATGAAAAATGTACATTTCCGCACTACCTTACTTACAAATCAGTCATCTAGCACATTTTCTGGGAGCTTTGTTTCTTACAAATAAAGAGGAACATTAGTCATAACTACTCATGCCTTATAGATGGCATGTTGACAGCTTTGATGAACTAAGAAATACCTTTTATCTCATGGAGCATGTTCACTAATTGTGACCAACACCCTTAGAAAAGGTACATTTAGTCTTAGATTTGTTTTTACTGGGAGTTGACTTCAGCTTTTTCTTTAGAGCCCCTCTACCAGGCACATGCATGGTATAAAAGACGTCTCTAATGTCTTCACAATCAGCCTTCGGGGCTTGTGGCAACACCGGTCCATACATCTTGCCTTCATTCGTTCCTACATTTGGCAAGATCATAGCAGCTTCCTGAAGAAGGGTGCCTTAGAGCTGCTCATATCCTTCAATTGAATGAGATGCTACGAAGGATGCAGTGCGATTAATATTGCATAGGTCACGGTACCTCAGTAGGGTTGCTAAATACTCATACATGGTGCTCTTCCTTATCGACGAAAATGCACTCTTCACCCCCTTGTCCACCGTTCCAAAACACAGCAGTCTGAAAGCTTGCGTTCTTCCCCATGGCCcaatacaaagaaaatgtgtgagcaGGGGGTTCCAACGGATTGCAACTTACGACAAGAACAAGAAATCCCCTTCAGATTGCCCTCTACAGTAAATTCACATTTCACATAGATCGTGATGTCTCCTTTGTCCTTCCTGCCAACAATATACTCTTTTGTATCATCGCCATCTAGGATCTCAATCAGATGACACTTGCTAGCTGCTTCTATGCTTAACTGCACCAACATAAAAGAATTAAGTGCAAACTTTTCTTCGCATCTATCTCAAGAGTTGAAGCATCTAGAGCTGTTAATGGCTCATATTACAAGGCTTTAATATCATCATCAGCCTCATTTTTGCGCACCCTTGAAAGGCAGGTCTCATAGTGCTCTACTATTTTTAACAGTGTCATTGTACCATCTAGTTGCATCGAAGCCTAGCGTTGACGCTCTCACTCCATTGGTTGCTCCTCAATCCTAAATAGCACTTATCCGCATCATACGTTGCACACAGAATTTTCCTCACCTCATACATCTAATAAAGCCATGAGTCCTCTGTAACCTCATTCTTTGCCAGGAATGTCAGTCATTTCATCTCAATCTCTTCTATGGAGCAATAGTCATACATAAAGACCCTGAATGCTTCCTTTACTTTGTCATCGTGAATATTATGCACAAGGTTCTGTACAATATGCCATTCTCAAAGTCTATGCGATGTATTTGGCTACACTATTCTTATTCCTCTCTGCATAGCAAGGTCTCCATCAGTGATCACGGAATAGGATACTTTCAAATATTAGTGTCAGAAAATGTTCTCAGCAGCCACTCATATGAGTATGAATTCTCATGAGAAATTATTTCACAGCAAAAAACAACAGTGTGTCAATGATGATTCACCCCAACAAAAAGGAACAAGGGGCAGGTTGTACCGATTTGTTTTGAACAGCCAAaaacaatagtgcatcaatcaCTAAAAGCATCTTTGTTATCTTGCTCCTTCTTTAGCGCTCAGTAGCAGGATTGGACCGAGTAGACGGCAGTTCTTTCATAAGCCCACACATCCATATCTTCTTGCATCCTGACCCCCAACTTAATCTTCAATATTTCCGCTGCATCCCGATAAATGAAAGAGGACCGAACCAGTTGCTCATCCCTATCTCTTATTCACAAAAAACACCTCTACGCGCTCAATCCGTGGCGAGTCCAACCTGACAGTTGGTTTAAAGGACTCTAGGCTGGCGATCCAATTGTCCTCCCAGATGTTGACTTTATCACCTGGACCAATCCTCTTGATCAGTCCCATTTTCATGGCCTCACACCCATACAACATCACTCTCCATGTTTCTGAGCTTCTCCTTTTCTTGGTCGCTGTCAAGAACTCCCTGTTCGGATAATATTTACCTTTGATCACCTTGGCACACAATGAATCGGGTCATGAAGCGCCACCCTTGTTTTCCGAGCATTGCTTTGTTGAAAAGAGCCATATCTCGAAATCCCATTCGTCCATCAGCTTTTGGCCGAGACAGCTTGGACCACTTGAGCCAATGGATCTTGTGATTATCGATGGATCTTCCCCACCAGTAGTTTGATATATATGTCCGCATTTTCTGACAAATATTTAGAAGGAACTTTGAAACAGCTCATAGGATAAGTGGGTACTGATTGGGCATTAGATTTAATCAGCACCTCTCTTCCTGCACAACTCAGGAAGTTCTCCCCTCAACCATTGACAAAATTCCAAATACGATCATGTACATAATTGAAAGTGCCATCCACAACTCGCCCAACTGCTGTTGGCAAACCCAGATATTTCTCACCCAAAGCTTCAGTGGATATTTGCAGCACATCATGCACTTCCTGCCTTTTCTCACTATCACAATTCTCACTTAAAAACACAGTTGACTTCTATTTATTCACAAGTTGCCCTGACCCTCTGTTATACATATCCAAAATATCAGCAATCCTCTCTACACCCCGCCTAGAAGCTTCGGTAAAAGTCATGCAATCATTAGCAAAAAGGAGATGTGAAATCCATGGGGAATTTAAACTAACCCAAACTCCACGTGAGATGTACTGAGGGCGCTCGCCTTGAGCATGCACGTCAAGCCCTCGGAGCACAGCAGGAACAAGTATGGAGAGATCGGGTCGCCTTGGTGGATTCCCCTCGTTGGCCTAAAGGATGGTGAGAAGACACCATTCACCCTCACTGAGAATGTCACTGATGACACGCACCTACACCAGTCAGGAGGGAAACCCATCGCCATCATGATGTCATGCAAATATCTCCACTATACACGGTCGTATGCCTTTGCCATATCCAGCTTGATAGCACAAGCTCCAGATTTTCCtcttttgttcctcaagtagtGAATGCATTCGTAAGAAATTAATACATTATCTGTGATTAGTCTCCTAGGAACAAAGGCACTCTACTCCTCTAATATTATATCAGCACGCATCGTTGGACAGAGCCTCTAGCTGCCAGCTGTTGGGGAACCGGCACTGCTAGCCTCgcaaggactactcgcacaTCCCATAGTCCCTCACACTAGGGTTTCATCGTCGTTGCCTCACCAGATCTCTGCCCCCGGCAGCTGTAGCAAGAGGAACAGGGGGGAGGGGGCTTTGGGTGCACACACGAGGATGTTGGGCTTCCTTAGGCGGCATTGCGATGAGCTGGGACCGTCGGTGCTCTCATCGAGGAGGAGatcgagagggagggagagagattgtagagagagaaaggggatcTAGGAGAAATGAAATTGTGGGCAATGGCCTAGCCTGTGGGCAGTGGGCAACTCGGtcggagtagaatttt from Panicum virgatum strain AP13 chromosome 9K, P.virgatum_v5, whole genome shotgun sequence encodes:
- the LOC120651350 gene encoding proline-rich protein 2-like; the protein is MGPVPRRLLAGVGAVLLVAVLAHAAEPAMASMVVGLAKCADCTRKNMKAEAAFNGLKVAVKCKSADGVFETKALGEVDKSGAFRVPLTADLLREDGELKQDCFAQLHSATNQPCPGQEPSWIVRPSSDHDEKKKTFVAVAGKMHYSSKECASAFLCDHFHKKHLLHKKPIMIPHIPKKPIAIPHFHNKPVPEYKPPTPVPEYKPPTPVPVYHSPVPEYKPPTPEHSHPTPVYHPPADQKTQNPETDPEKFKKLLPLIKKNPFFFPKFRKFPPGKEIKA